A single window of Qipengyuania sediminis DNA harbors:
- a CDS encoding cation transporter encodes MAKSCCETPKEDQTAHNDPRWRSVLWIALIANAAMFLVEMVAGVTAGSRALQADALDFLGDAANYAISLGVAGMALAWRARAALVKAASMLAFGLWVLSYAAYGFIAGADPEPQTMGVIGALALTVNLAITLLLFRFRSGDANMRSVWICSRNDAIGNLAVLAAALGVFGTGQAWPDLLVASIMAGLAIWGSLEVFRQARGELADTRPSF; translated from the coding sequence GTGGCAAAGTCCTGCTGCGAAACGCCAAAGGAAGATCAGACCGCGCACAACGATCCGCGCTGGCGCAGCGTGCTGTGGATCGCGCTGATCGCCAATGCGGCGATGTTCCTGGTCGAGATGGTGGCAGGCGTCACGGCGGGTTCGCGTGCGCTCCAGGCCGATGCGCTCGACTTCCTCGGCGATGCGGCGAACTATGCGATCAGTCTCGGCGTCGCGGGCATGGCGCTCGCCTGGCGTGCGCGCGCCGCGCTGGTCAAGGCGGCGAGCATGCTGGCCTTTGGGCTGTGGGTGCTGAGTTATGCTGCCTACGGCTTCATCGCCGGCGCCGATCCCGAACCACAAACGATGGGCGTCATCGGCGCGTTGGCGCTAACAGTGAACCTGGCCATCACCCTACTGCTGTTCCGCTTCCGCAGCGGCGACGCCAACATGCGCTCGGTGTGGATCTGCTCGCGCAACGACGCGATCGGCAATCTCGCCGTCCTCGCCGCCGCGCTCGGCGTGTTCGGCACCGGCCAGGCGTGGCCCGATTTGCTGGTCGCCAGCATCATGGCCGGCCTCGCTATCTGGGGGAGCCTTGAGGTGTTCCGCCAGGCACGCGGCGAGTTGGCCGATACACGCCCTTCCTTCTGA
- a CDS encoding plasmid recombination protein, protein MDEKPPYAILRIGKIKSFETLAAVEYHNTRQIPAGTVTGAPQPEDLVKLTGSYRDRVEQVFHETGASWEKGKVLAVEMLVTASPEWWTTAAPEEREQWWQAQWRFANDKFGPGLIAFTPHLDESTPHCHFVGLPIYHAIEKKRGNKPRKPEAIRKREAEEAAAPKIWRLSYDALFGGKSERLAGLQTEYHGYVKHLGLARGRDTVGLQIKHQTLKHYKQLLLQMERDLDREAAELRETREVLDHYNERLADGFAELNSDKLALFAQQEQARVRDEALATREHAISRRETELRTRGEAIDRREFDLARRTADLNRREKSHEAALARIGSEQAALALAQASLGDQRNALRERAEAVERRDGQLAAREGSVTQREKAHQDIEHQLSIVGGLFTGRLRGHWDGAKQQPQIDEGKMSLDERGAAASPWPMWIAAAARQALRMADVRRALAQKVAKMLATLRKKQLVARSAAQQAQAEARAAQSRATVATAEADAAKARCEEHQRTERTAIETISSATSQLTTIEAETAAVIRLRDAVLSDLGNLQREKVQVKQDVATLKAEVAMKTRAKEAVQADLHRIEAERAALKAEVRVLNLDRAAFAREQVKFDEDKEELKWERARQELSRRLASELFAGSTIIDLEKTGLRVRRQGDKPRHLENGTFEPWLLTLIRKHRAIEIALGQVDVVRAELAVSRRAQADRQPDERSRLEREQALEDAMIARKLPQLGPPPTGFER, encoded by the coding sequence ATGGATGAGAAACCGCCTTACGCGATCCTGCGGATCGGCAAGATCAAGAGCTTCGAGACGCTCGCTGCGGTCGAGTACCACAACACCCGGCAAATTCCAGCCGGTACCGTCACTGGCGCCCCGCAGCCCGAGGACCTGGTGAAGTTGACAGGCTCGTACCGCGATCGCGTCGAACAGGTCTTTCATGAAACGGGAGCGAGCTGGGAAAAGGGCAAAGTCCTTGCCGTCGAGATGCTCGTAACAGCGTCACCCGAATGGTGGACGACAGCGGCGCCGGAAGAACGAGAACAGTGGTGGCAGGCACAGTGGCGCTTCGCGAACGACAAGTTCGGGCCTGGCCTTATCGCCTTCACCCCGCATCTGGATGAGAGCACCCCGCATTGCCACTTCGTCGGCTTGCCAATCTACCACGCGATCGAGAAGAAACGCGGTAACAAGCCACGGAAACCAGAGGCTATCCGGAAGCGCGAAGCGGAAGAGGCTGCCGCACCCAAGATCTGGCGCTTGTCTTACGATGCGCTCTTTGGTGGCAAAAGCGAACGCCTTGCCGGGCTGCAGACCGAATATCATGGCTACGTGAAGCATCTGGGTCTTGCACGTGGCAGGGACACCGTGGGATTGCAGATCAAGCACCAGACACTCAAGCACTACAAACAACTCTTGCTGCAGATGGAGCGTGACCTCGACAGGGAGGCCGCGGAACTTCGCGAAACGCGCGAGGTCCTCGACCACTACAACGAACGTCTTGCCGACGGCTTCGCGGAATTGAACAGTGACAAACTCGCCCTTTTTGCCCAGCAGGAGCAGGCGCGGGTGCGCGACGAGGCACTTGCGACGCGCGAACATGCTATAAGCCGACGCGAAACCGAGCTCCGCACTCGCGGCGAAGCAATCGACCGGCGAGAATTCGACCTGGCGCGGCGGACCGCAGACCTGAACCGGCGCGAAAAATCCCACGAAGCAGCGCTGGCCAGGATCGGATCGGAACAAGCCGCACTTGCCCTAGCGCAAGCCTCACTCGGCGACCAAAGGAACGCTTTGCGCGAACGCGCTGAAGCAGTGGAACGGCGGGATGGACAGCTCGCTGCAAGAGAAGGGAGCGTTACGCAGCGGGAAAAGGCGCACCAAGACATCGAACACCAACTTAGCATTGTCGGCGGTTTATTCACCGGCCGCCTAAGGGGCCATTGGGACGGGGCCAAGCAACAACCCCAAATTGATGAAGGAAAGATGTCGTTGGATGAGCGCGGCGCCGCCGCCTCGCCGTGGCCGATGTGGATCGCTGCGGCGGCGCGACAGGCATTGCGGATGGCGGATGTCCGCCGAGCGCTAGCGCAAAAAGTAGCAAAGATGCTCGCCACGCTGCGAAAGAAGCAGCTCGTTGCTCGGTCTGCGGCCCAGCAAGCTCAGGCGGAAGCTAGGGCGGCGCAGTCACGCGCGACCGTGGCGACCGCCGAGGCCGACGCGGCAAAGGCCCGATGCGAGGAACATCAACGGACCGAGAGGACGGCGATCGAGACGATCTCGAGTGCAACCTCACAATTGACCACGATTGAAGCTGAAACGGCGGCGGTAATCCGACTTCGAGACGCGGTGCTTTCGGACCTTGGGAATTTGCAACGAGAGAAGGTCCAAGTCAAACAAGACGTGGCAACGTTGAAAGCCGAGGTCGCCATGAAGACCCGAGCAAAAGAAGCCGTCCAGGCGGACCTACATCGAATCGAGGCTGAGCGCGCGGCGCTGAAAGCGGAGGTCAGGGTCCTCAACCTCGACCGAGCCGCCTTCGCGCGAGAGCAGGTAAAGTTCGACGAGGACAAAGAAGAGTTGAAGTGGGAAAGAGCGCGTCAGGAACTCTCACGCAGGCTAGCGTCCGAACTCTTCGCTGGCTCGACGATCATCGATCTGGAGAAGACCGGCCTGCGGGTTCGTCGCCAAGGTGACAAGCCGAGGCATCTCGAGAATGGGACCTTCGAACCTTGGTTGCTGACCTTGATACGCAAGCACCGCGCGATCGAGATAGCGTTGGGACAGGTTGATGTAGTGCGGGCCGAATTGGCCGTATCTCGACGAGCGCAAGCTGACCGGCAGCCTGATGAGCGAAGCAGGCTGGAGAGAGAGCAGGCGCTCGAAGACGCCATGATCGCCCGCAAGTTGCCGCAACTCGGTCCACCCCCCACGGGATTCGAGCGCTAA
- a CDS encoding MerR family transcriptional regulator, which produces MKIGELARATGTKAETIRYYEREGILPAADRTDSNYRDYSPGHLATLTFVRRARELGFGMAQVRRLLALSDSADKPCEDVDLLVEEQIAEVDRKIADLSALRFELWQMLEACKGSRIAECHVVESLARRQDAR; this is translated from the coding sequence ATGAAGATCGGGGAACTGGCGCGCGCCACTGGCACCAAGGCGGAGACGATCCGCTATTACGAGCGCGAGGGCATCCTGCCCGCCGCCGACCGGACCGACAGCAATTACCGCGATTATTCGCCTGGCCACCTCGCCACGCTTACCTTCGTGCGCCGGGCACGCGAACTCGGCTTCGGCATGGCGCAAGTGCGGCGCCTGCTCGCGCTCTCGGACAGCGCCGACAAGCCGTGCGAGGACGTCGACTTGCTGGTCGAGGAACAGATCGCTGAGGTCGATCGCAAGATTGCCGACCTATCGGCACTCCGCTTCGAACTCTGGCAAATGCTTGAGGCCTGTAAGGGCTCAAGGATCGCCGAATGCCATGTAGTCGAGAGCCTCGCTCGACGTCAGGACGCACGATAA
- a CDS encoding TonB-dependent receptor plug domain-containing protein, whose protein sequence is MLSRRLLLCSLSVSALAFPLAAQEAAPTSSPAAEADEHAEEEGEDEIIVQGTRTRRRVQDEPIRVEVIAGEEVEEKAIMRPGNIAMLVNETGGVRVQVTAPALGAANIRIQGLEGRYTQLLADNLPLYGGQAASLGLLQIPPSDLAQVEVIKGAASALYGASALGGVINLISKRPGDTFEADILANATTRDGQDLTAYLAGPLGETTGLSLTAGAHRQTGQDIDGDGWFDMAGYERLTARPRFQWTGAEGASLYLTLGAMTEDRVGGTVAGRTVPDGTAFAQTQDTDRYDIGLVAEVPLEGVGTLSLRGSGMRQDHVHRYGAVVEDDRHSSLFGEASLAGEGGATAWVGGVAFQSDGFRSETFPAFDYSYEVPGLFAQVEHEATPELTLAASGRVDFHSAFGTQFSPRLSALYRPGNWTIRGSFGRGFFAPTPFVDEIEAAGLSRLEPLGALEAETARTASLDIGYASGPWEASVTLFGANIDNATRLVDIAPDRVRLVNVAGETRVRGSEALVRFKRDGFTVTGSYVFVDATEPDPAGTGRRRVPLTPRHSAGLVGMWEKHGKGRLGIEAYYTGVQELEDNPYRTRSRPYLHLGVMGEIVLGKVSLFANAENLLDVRQTKWDPLLLPSRAASGVWTVDAWAPLEGFTLNGGIRLRFGGD, encoded by the coding sequence GTGCTCTCTCGCCGCTTGCTGCTGTGTTCGTTGTCCGTCTCTGCCCTCGCATTTCCCCTCGCCGCGCAGGAGGCCGCGCCCACGTCGTCACCGGCGGCCGAGGCTGACGAACACGCTGAGGAGGAAGGCGAGGACGAGATCATTGTGCAGGGCACCCGCACCCGCCGCCGGGTGCAGGACGAGCCGATTCGGGTCGAAGTGATCGCAGGCGAGGAGGTCGAGGAAAAGGCCATCATGCGCCCCGGCAACATCGCCATGCTGGTCAACGAGACCGGCGGCGTGCGCGTCCAGGTGACCGCCCCGGCGCTGGGCGCGGCCAATATCCGCATCCAGGGGCTGGAGGGGCGCTACACCCAGCTCCTCGCGGACAATCTCCCGCTCTATGGCGGGCAGGCGGCCTCGCTCGGGCTGCTCCAGATCCCGCCGAGCGACCTCGCGCAGGTCGAGGTCATCAAGGGTGCGGCCTCCGCGCTTTATGGCGCCTCGGCGCTGGGCGGGGTGATCAACCTCATCTCCAAGCGCCCCGGCGACACCTTCGAGGCTGACATCCTCGCCAACGCCACAACGCGCGACGGGCAGGACCTGACCGCCTATCTCGCCGGACCGCTCGGCGAGACGACCGGGCTGTCGCTGACCGCGGGCGCGCATCGCCAGACCGGGCAGGACATCGACGGCGACGGCTGGTTCGACATGGCGGGCTACGAGCGGCTGACCGCCCGCCCGCGCTTCCAGTGGACCGGTGCGGAGGGCGCTTCGCTCTACCTGACGCTTGGCGCGATGACCGAGGATCGGGTGGGCGGGACAGTCGCAGGCCGTACCGTGCCGGACGGGACGGCGTTCGCCCAGACGCAGGACACCGACCGTTACGACATCGGGCTGGTCGCCGAGGTCCCGCTCGAGGGCGTCGGCACGCTGTCGCTGCGCGGCTCGGGCATGCGGCAGGACCATGTTCACCGCTACGGCGCGGTGGTCGAGGATGACCGCCATTCGAGCCTGTTCGGCGAAGCCTCGCTGGCGGGCGAGGGTGGCGCGACCGCCTGGGTCGGCGGCGTCGCCTTCCAGTCGGACGGCTTCCGTTCGGAGACCTTCCCGGCGTTCGACTACAGCTATGAGGTCCCCGGCCTGTTCGCGCAGGTCGAGCACGAGGCGACCCCCGAGCTGACGCTCGCCGCCAGCGGGCGCGTGGACTTCCACAGCGCGTTCGGCACCCAGTTCAGCCCGCGCCTGTCCGCGCTCTACCGCCCCGGGAACTGGACCATCCGCGGTTCGTTCGGACGCGGCTTCTTCGCCCCCACGCCCTTTGTCGACGAAATCGAAGCGGCGGGGCTGTCGCGGCTCGAGCCGCTTGGCGCTCTCGAGGCCGAGACCGCGCGCACCGCCTCGCTCGACATTGGCTATGCCAGCGGCCCGTGGGAGGCGAGCGTCACGCTGTTCGGCGCCAATATCGACAACGCCACCCGGCTGGTGGACATCGCGCCCGACCGCGTGAGGCTGGTCAATGTCGCGGGCGAAACGCGGGTGCGCGGCAGCGAAGCGCTGGTTCGCTTCAAGCGCGACGGCTTCACCGTCACCGGCAGCTACGTCTTCGTCGATGCCACCGAGCCCGACCCCGCGGGCACCGGCCGGCGCCGCGTGCCACTGACCCCGCGCCACAGCGCCGGCCTCGTCGGCATGTGGGAGAAACATGGCAAGGGCCGCCTCGGAATCGAGGCCTATTACACCGGCGTGCAGGAGCTCGAGGACAACCCCTACCGCACCCGCTCGCGCCCCTATCTGCACCTGGGCGTGATGGGCGAAATCGTGCTCGGCAAGGTCAGCCTGTTCGCCAATGCCGAGAACCTGCTCGACGTGCGCCAGACCAAATGGGACCCGCTGCTGCTGCCGAGCCGCGCTGCGAGCGGCGTCTGGACTGTCGATGCCTGGGCACCGCTCGAGGGCTTTACGCTCAATGGCGGGATCAGGTTGCGATTTGGTGGCGATTGA
- a CDS encoding site-specific DNA-methyltransferase, with amino-acid sequence MPILDWMTRGEDVVAAARVPYRMLEAVPALDGGNADPANMLIQGDNLDALKALLPYYAGRVKCIYIDPPYNTRSAFEHYDDNLEHAQWLAMIYPRLVLLRELLAEDGSIWVSIDDNEGHYLKVVMDEVFGRGNFVNNIIWEKSDSPKMDSRLFSSRHDHIHCYGKRLDYLTIKRMAVANIPAHFNRTDESGRRYYTKPLRAMGSGDDTREARPTLYFPMLAPDGTEIFPMRPDGIEGRWRWSAERVERDHALIEWVKGRNGWSPYYRIFADAGSGRPPETIWAHAEVGTNRTSKAEVNALFSGEQPFTTPKPEALMQRILQIATNPGDLVLDSFLGSGTTAAVAHKMGRRWIGIEMGDHAETHCKPRLDKVIAGEQGGVSEAVSWQGGGGYRYYRLGPPAFDANGRIDPDIGFDALAAHVWFAETGQPAARAGDARSPVLGVHDGTAYALLYNGVLGDRRPAGGNVLTSPVLAHLREVLPCHTGSWVIYGEACRMSAAKLAAADVTFKQTPYDVKAR; translated from the coding sequence GTGCCGATACTGGACTGGATGACCCGCGGTGAAGACGTCGTGGCGGCGGCGCGGGTGCCGTATCGGATGCTAGAGGCTGTGCCCGCACTCGATGGCGGCAACGCCGACCCCGCCAATATGCTCATCCAGGGCGACAACCTCGACGCGCTGAAGGCGTTGCTGCCCTATTACGCGGGTCGGGTGAAGTGTATCTACATCGACCCGCCCTACAACACCCGCAGCGCCTTCGAGCATTACGATGACAACCTCGAACACGCGCAATGGCTGGCGATGATCTATCCGCGGTTGGTGCTGCTGCGCGAGCTGCTGGCCGAGGATGGCAGCATATGGGTGTCGATCGACGACAATGAGGGGCACTACCTCAAGGTCGTGATGGACGAGGTTTTCGGGCGGGGGAACTTCGTCAACAACATCATTTGGGAAAAGTCCGATAGCCCGAAGATGGACTCAAGACTTTTCTCGTCTCGTCATGATCATATTCATTGCTACGGCAAGCGACTTGATTATTTGACAATAAAGCGGATGGCGGTCGCCAATATCCCCGCCCATTTCAATCGCACCGATGAAAGCGGTCGTCGCTATTACACAAAACCGCTTCGAGCGATGGGAAGTGGTGATGACACGCGTGAAGCGAGACCAACCCTTTACTTTCCGATGCTCGCGCCAGACGGAACGGAAATCTTTCCCATGAGGCCAGACGGTATCGAAGGCCGTTGGCGGTGGTCAGCGGAAAGGGTCGAGCGTGATCACGCCTTGATAGAGTGGGTGAAGGGACGGAACGGATGGTCGCCGTATTACCGCATCTTCGCTGATGCCGGGTCCGGCAGGCCACCTGAAACCATCTGGGCCCACGCAGAGGTAGGCACAAACAGAACCTCAAAGGCAGAGGTGAACGCACTTTTCTCGGGTGAGCAACCTTTCACGACGCCAAAGCCGGAGGCGCTGATGCAGCGCATCCTGCAAATTGCCACCAATCCAGGCGACCTCGTGCTCGACAGCTTTCTCGGGTCCGGGACCACCGCAGCGGTCGCGCACAAGATGGGGCGGCGGTGGATCGGGATCGAGATGGGCGACCATGCCGAGACCCATTGCAAGCCGCGGCTCGACAAAGTGATTGCGGGCGAACAGGGCGGTGTCTCCGAAGCAGTTAGCTGGCAGGGAGGCGGCGGATATCGCTACTACCGGCTGGGCCCACCGGCGTTCGACGCCAACGGGCGGATCGACCCGGACATCGGTTTCGACGCGTTGGCCGCGCACGTGTGGTTCGCCGAGACCGGCCAGCCCGCTGCGCGCGCTGGCGATGCGCGCTCCCCCGTGTTGGGCGTGCACGATGGCACCGCTTACGCACTGCTTTACAACGGTGTGCTGGGCGACCGGCGCCCGGCGGGCGGCAACGTGCTGACCTCGCCTGTGCTGGCGCACCTTCGCGAGGTGCTGCCCTGCCATACCGGCTCCTGGGTGATCTATGGCGAGGCCTGCAGGATGAGCGCCGCGAAGCTGGCGGCGGCCGACGTCACCTTCAAGCAGACCCCCTACGATGTGAAGGCGCGCTGA